In Brachypodium distachyon strain Bd21 chromosome 2, Brachypodium_distachyon_v3.0, whole genome shotgun sequence, one genomic interval encodes:
- the LOC100838459 gene encoding uncharacterized protein LOC100838459: protein MAAIVFVFVFSLLLLLSAAALGFTRTDFPPDFVFGAATSSYQYEGAVDEDGRSPGIWDTFTHAGRLSDKSTGDVASDGYHRYKDDVKLMADTNLEAYRFSISWSRLIPDGRGTVNPKGLEYYNNLIDELVKHGIQVHVMLHHLDFPQVLEDVYGGWLSPRIVEDFTTFADVCFREFGDRVSYWTTIDEPNVGVIGSYDTGIFAPGHCSDPFGLIECIVGDSTVEPYVAAHNMILAHASATRLYRKKYQATQKGLVGINVYSFWTYPLTNSTADLQATERYQDFVFGWVLGPLVFGDYPQVMKKNVGSRLPSFTKFQSEAIKGAIDFIGINHYFSIYVNDRPLDEGPRDYEADMSVYQRGSRTDPPSGQFNPEDFPNDPDGLQFVLQYLTEAYGGLPIYVHENGDASDNDVLDDTDRLEYLKSYIGSALAAVRNGANLKGYFVWSFLDLFEFLGGYNSGYGLYRVEFGDKALPRQARLSARWYSDFLKKKKDSGSVHVQNELENTGSREKVLQVNEINAVLVSASAAQDKKGKNRLVYPPQFARLVRSPRLSEGFFPDDDDGVFSYAKPLASRRGLLLARVMPTPLDRRKLHLAVCHPLLGHRRSTRLVPPPPHLDLFGADITGYALLPTDHRDHQREPEFRVLITAVHAGDREDDKPAHHYAYCYSSATSTWRRSAPIDCPAMTMWNASTATSSSSGGGLTMSGPRAGVVDAHGTVHWLYRDETSFYTLDQQLQPWPSCLPCCCCCCCCPPPMARRLLLPTATRGATSRGGSSSEPPPPRTRHSHVLQYEGAVAEDGRSPSIWDTFTHAGKTPDKSVGDVAADGYHKYKDDVKLMAETNLEAYRFSISWSRLIPNGRGAVNPKGLEYYNNLIDELVKHGIQIHVMLHQLDYPQILDDEYGGWLSTRIVEDFTAFADVCFGEFGDRVSYWTTIDEPNVAAVGSYDTAQIAPGRCSDPFGSTKCTAGDSTVEPYVAAHNMILAHASATRLYRGKYQALQKGVVGINIYTFWTYPLTNSTADIEATKRCRDFMFNWILEPLVFGDYPQVMKKIVGSRLPSFTKVQSEAVKGSVDFIGINHYYTLYVNDSPLQKGVRDFALDMSSAYRGSKTDPPVGKYAPTAIPNDPEGLQLMMLYLKETYGDIPIYVQESGHGSGNDTIDDTDRVEYLKTFIESTLDAIKDGANVKGYFVWSFLDVFEVLSGYKSRYGLYRVDFDNEALPRQARLSACWYSGFLRKNNGTHVQSVLGNAGPHAEQ, encoded by the exons ATGGCAGCCATCGTCTTCGTTTTCGTCTTCTCcttgctcctgctcctctctgctgctgctctgggTTTCACGAGGACCGACTTCCCGCCGGACTTCGTCTtcggcgccgccacctcctcatACCAG TATGAGGGTGCTGTGGATGAGGACGGCAGGAGCCCAGGCATCTGGGACACCTTCACTCACGCAG GGAGACTGTCGGACAAAAGCACCGGTGATGTCGCTTCCGACGGGTACCACAGATACAAG GATGATGTAAAACTCATGGCTGACACTAACCTAGAGGCTTACAGATTCTCCATCTCCTGGTCAAGGCTTATTCCAG ATGGGAGGGGGACTGTCAACCCAAAAGGTTTGGAGTACTACAACAACCTTATAGATGAGCTAGTAAAACACG GGATTCAAGTCCATGTTATGCTGCACCATCTCGATTTCCCACAAGTTCTGGAGGATGTGTATGGAGGCTGGTTAAGCCCTAGAATTGT GGAGGATTTCACAACATTTGCAGATGTATGCTTCAGGGAGTTCGGAGACAGGGTTTCATACTGGACTACGATAGATGAACCTAATGTCGGTGTAATCGGGTCTTACGATACCGGAATATTCGCACCCGGACATTGCTCCGATCCTTTCGGACTGATAGAATGTATCGTGGGGGACTCAACTGTGGAACCGTATGTAGCAGCTCATAACATGATATTGGCGCATGCATCAGCTACAAGACTTTACAGGAAAAAATATCAG GCCACGCAAAAAGGACTGGTTGGCATAAATGTTTACTCCTTTTGGACTTATCCTTTGACAAACTCTACCGCTGACTTACAAGCAACAGAAAGATATCAGGACTTTGTGTTCGGCTG GGTACTAGGTCCCTTGGTGTTTGGAGATTACCCACaagtgatgaagaagaatgTTGGTTCTCGACTCCCATCCTTCACAAAATTCCAGTCTGAAGCTATCAAGGGCGCCATTGATTTCATTGGAATAAATCACTACTTTTCTATCTATGTGAACGATCGCCCTTTAGACGAAGGTCCTCGGGACTATGAAGCAGACATGTCTGTTTATCAGAGAG GATCTAGAACAGACCCACCATCTGGTCAG TTTAACCCAGAAGATTTTCCGAACGATCCGGATGGACTACAATTTGTGCTCCAGTACCTGACAGAAGCCTATGGTGGCCTTCCCATTTATGTCCACGAGAATG GCGATGCATCTGACAACGACGTTCTCGATGACACCGACCGGCTCGAGTACCTGAAGAGCTACATTGGGAGTGCACTGGCCGCAGTAAG GAATGGTGCTAACTTGAAAGGCTACTTCGTCTGGTCCTTCCTGGACCTCTTCGAGTTCCTGGGAGGGTACAACTCAGGGTACGGCCTGTACCGTGTCGAGTTTGGCGACAAGGCGCTGCCACGGCAAGCTAGGCTCTCTGCTCGCTGGTACTCCGACttcctgaagaagaagaaggacagTGGCAGCGTCCATGTTCAGAATGAGCTTGAGAATACAGGATCAAGAGAGAAAGTGTTGCAAGTAAATGAAATT AACGCGGTCCTCGTCTccgcgtcggcggcgcaggacaagAAGGGGAAGAACCGCCTCGTCTATCCGCCGCAGTTCGCGAGGCTCGTCCGCTCGCCAAGGCTGTCCGagggcttcttccccgacgacgacgacggcgtctTCAGCTACGCCAAGCCCCTGGCCTCGCGGCGCGGGCTGCTCCTGGCGCGCGTCATGCCCACGCCCCTCGACCGCCGCAAGCTCCACCTGGCCGTGTGCCACCCGCTCCtcggccaccgccgcagcaCGCGCctcgtcccgccgccgccgcacctcGACCTCTTCGGCGCCGACATCACCGGCTACGCGCTCCTTCCAACCGACCACCGCGACCACCAACGGGAGCCCGAGTTCCGGGTGCTCATCACCGCCGTCCACGCCGGCGACCGGGAGGACGACAAGCCCGCGCACCACTACGCCTACTGCTACTCCTCCGCCACATCCacctggaggaggagcgcgcccATCGACTGCCCAGCCATGACCATGTGGAACGCTAGCACTGCTACTTCCTcttccagcggcggcggcctcacCATGTCCGGGCCGCGCGCCGGCGTCGTGGACGCGCACGGCACGGTGCACTGGCTGTACAGGGACGAGACAAGCTTCTACACCCTCGAC CAACAATTGCAGCCATGGCCATCTTGTCttccctgctgctgctgctgctgctgctgtccgCCGCCCATGGCGCGGCGGCTCCTGCTCCCGACGGCTACACGAGGAGCGACTTCCCGCGGGGGTTCGTCTTCGGAGCCGCCACCTCCGCGTACCAG GCATTCCCATGTTTTGCAGTACGAGGGCGCCGTTGCTGAAGACGGCAGGAGCCCAAGCATCTGGGACACCTTCACTCATGCAG GGAAAACGCCGGACAAGAGCGTAGGCGATGTCGCTGCCGACGGGTACCACAAGTACAAG GATGATGTCAAGCTCATGGCGGAGACGAACCTGGAGGCGTATAGGTTCTCCATCTCCTGGTCAAGGCTTATTCCAA ATGGGAGGGGAGCTGTCAATCCAAAAGGTTTAGAGTACTATAACAACCTTATAGATGAGCTAGTGAAACATG GGATTCAAATCCATGTTATGCTTCACCAGCTCGATTACCCCCAGATCTTGGATGATGAGTATGGAGGATGGTTAAGCACCAGAATTGT AGAGGATTTCACAGCATTCGCAGATGTGTGCTTCGGGGAGTTTGGAGATAGGGTTTCCTACTGGACTACGATAGACGAACCTAATGTCGCTGCGGTTGGGTCTTACGATACTGCACAAATCGCGCCCGGACGCTGCTCTGATCCTTTTGGATCAACAAAATGTACTGCGGGGGACTCAACTGTGGAACCATACGTAGCAGCTCATAACATGATATTGGCACATGCTTCAGCTACTAGACTTTACAGAGGAAAATACCAA GCCTTGCAAAAGGGAGTTGTTGGCATAAACATTTACACATTTTGGACTTATCCTTTGACGAACTCTACTGCGGATATAGAAGCGACTAAAAGATGCCGGGACTTCATGTTCAATTG GATACTAGAGCCCTTAGTGTTTGGAGATTACCCGCAAGTGATGAAGAAGATTGTTGGTTCTCGCCTTCCATCATTCACAAAAGTCCAATCTGAAGCTGTCAAGGGTTCTGTTGATTTCATTGGAATAAATCACTACTATACTCTCTATGTGAATGATAGCCCTTTACAGAAAGGTGTTCGTGACTTTGCATTAGATATGTCAAGTGCCTACCGAG GCTCGAAAACAGACCCGCCAGTTGGTAAG TATGCCCCGACAGCTATTCCAAATGATCCAGAAGGATTGCAACTCATGATGCTGTACCTGAAGGAAACCTATGGGGACATTCCCATTTATGTCCAAGAGTCCG GTCATGGATCTGGTAATGACACTATCGATGACACCGACAGGGTCGAGTATTTGAAGACCTTCATAGAGAGTACACTGGATGCAATAAA GGATGGAGCCAACGTGAAAGGCTACTTTGTCTGGTCTTTCCTGGACGTCTTCGAGGTCCTGTCAGGGTACAAGTCACGCTACGGCCTGTACCGTGTCGATTTCGACAACGAGGCTTTGCCGCGGCAAGCGAGGCTCTCTGCTTGCTGGTACTCCGGCTTCCTCCGGAAGAACAATGGCACCCATGTTCAGAGCGTGCTCGGCAATGCAGGACCGCATGCTGAACAATGA
- the LOC100839685 gene encoding tropinone reductase homolog At5g06060 has translation MAAAAGSGRSREERWSLAGKTALVTGGTKGIGRAIVEELAGFGVRVHTCARGAADLEARLRDWDADADADAGRGRVTGTPCDVSVRGDREQLMSAARASLGGKLDILVNNAGQTFFSPATAASPEDYARLMATNLESAFHLCQLAHPLLVQSPDGGSVVNVSSIGGVIAYPLLAVYSATKGGMNQLTRSLAVEWAAAKIRVNCVAPGGIRSEILSSSGMKMDPEAMAGFMEKENARVALGRMGEPEEVASLVVFLCLPAASYITGQVICVDGGRTIAA, from the exons atggcggcagcagcaggaagCGGCCGGAGCAGGGAGGAGCGGTGGAGCCTCGCCGGCAAGACGGCGCTCGTCACCGGCGGCACCAAGGGAATCGg GCGGGCGATCGTGGAGGAGCTGGCGGGGTTCGGCGTCCGGGTGCACACGTGCGCGCGGGGCGCCGCGGACCTAGAGGCCCGCCTACGCGACTgggacgccgacgccgatgccgatgccggccGCGGGCGCGTCACGGGCACGCCCTGCGACGTGTCCGTGCGCGGCGACCGCGAGCAGCTCATGtccgcggcgcgcgcgtccCTCGGCGGCAAGCTCGACATCCTCGTCAACAACGCCGGGcagaccttcttctcccccgccACGGCCGCCTCCCCCGAGGACTACGCCAGGCTCATGGCCACCAACCTCGAGTCCGCCTTCCACCTCTGCCAGCTCGCGCACCCGCTGCTCGTCCAATCGCccgacggcggcagcgtcgTCAACGTGTCCTCCATCGGCGGCGTCATCGCGTACCCGCTGCTGGCGGTGTACTCGGCGACCAAGGGCGGCATGAACCAGCTGACACGCAGCCTCGCCGTCGAGTGGGCCGCGGCCAAGATCCGCGTCAACTGCGTCGCGCCGGGCGGGATTAGGAGTGAGATATTGAGCAGCAGCGGGATGAAGATGGACCCGGAGGCTATGGCGGGGTTCATGGAGAAGGAGAACGCTCGTGTGGCTTTGGGCCGCATGGGCGAGCCCGAGGAGGTCGCGTCGCTGGTTgtgttcttgtgcttgccggccgCGTCTTATATTACTGGGCAGGTCATCTgcgtcgacggcggccgcACCATTGCCGCTTAA
- the LOC104583370 gene encoding uncharacterized protein LOC104583370, whose amino-acid sequence MASQQESPYTVHAESKLLKFKTRQTKKPAPWPRDSLLVRIGCSVRISSESHHLTPTGPGRSAELERQQYEYAPDSDEEVVIVVFHAEDLRSDAACRAAFRRKLRRLPQLAGFRGAEVALWDAFVPPGVVGEILSAAASALVAAGGEEEDDLRSSVGYCCDVWMHVEAATVYSEAKALLLSCTDDDVVGGGEEQCPICMEELTEDGGGVTALPGCSHAFHRACILEWLHTAPTCPCCRGELMQYLPHQYCQCDEA is encoded by the coding sequence atggcgAGTCAGCAGGAGTCGCCTTACACGGTCCACGCGGAGTCGAAGCTGCTGAAGTTCAAGACGAGGCAGACCAAGAAGCCGGCGCCGTGGCCGCGCGATTCCCTCCTGGTGCGCATCGGCTGCTCCGTGCGCATCTCCTCCGAGTCCCACCACCTGACGCCCACGGGACCAGGACGAAGCGCCGAGCTCGAGCGGCAGCAATACGAGTACGCCCCGGATAGCGACGAGGAGGTCGTCATCGTCGTGTTCCATGCCGAGGACCTCCGGAGCGacgccgcctgccgcgccgccttcCGCCGGAAGCTCAGGCGGCTGCCGCAGCTCGCGGGGttccgcggcgccgaggtCGCGCTCTGGGACGCCTTCGTGCCCCCGGGCGTCGTTGGCGAAATCCTCTCTGCCGCCGCTTCTGCTCTTGTTGCCGCcggaggcgaagaagaagatgatctaCGGAGCAGTGTCGGGTACTGCTGCGACGTGTGGATGCACGTGGAGGCGGCGACCGTGTACAGCGAGGCCAAGGCCCTGCTGCTGTCGTGCACCGATGATGatgtcgtcggcggcggcgaggagcagtGCCCGATCTGCATGGAGGAGCTGacggaggacggcggcggcgttacGGCTTTGCCTGGATGCTCGCACGCGTTCCACAGAGCGTGCATCCTCGAGTGGCTCCACACGGCGCCCACCTGCCCGTGCTGCCGCGGTGAACTGATGCAGTATCTTCCTCACCAATATTGTCAGTGCGATGAGGCGTAG
- the LOC100839989 gene encoding heparan-alpha-glucosaminide N-acetyltransferase: MALRALDNTLPAAVADRPKKAAKISKPTVAAAAAAAASPESGGKKRNDENLTPKATAEQAVEYVRSEDLQPVAGSAKARAAGLVAELDSRDWVKVCEALNDARRLAIHHPALLSPILEKVVLAIVKTMKNPRSAVLKTSVMACADIFRAFGNLISSASGEAFDKLLLQLLLKASQDKRFVCEEAEKAMRAMATSMPPLPLLKKLKSYVHHANPRVRAKAAVAMAHCAARMDVETMKEFGMPALLQVSAELLNDRLPEAREAARSIVTSTHAAFFKDAAAGQEEEEKEKEEEEKEKEEAMGAAAAAWESLCALSLSPISAQAVAKIVSQPQIAMDGDGQGGVAKRRGAAADEEDPDRRPGAEAAAADKDGDDDEKAARRSRRVASLDVFRGLTVALMILVDGAGGEWPVIGHAPWDGCNLADFVMPFFLFIVGMAIPLSLKRIPDRGRAVRRVVIRTLKLLFWGILLQGGYSHAPDELAYGVDMKHIRWCGILQRIAFAYLVVAVIEIATKDANIQDQSSSGFSIFRMYFSQWIVACCILLIYLSLVYGIYVPDWEFRVRNVDSPNYGKVLTVTCGTRGKLSPPCNAVGYIDRKVLGINHLYQKPAWRRHRACTDDSPHEGPFKSDAPAWCASPFEPEGLLSSFSAVLSTIIGVHYGHVLVHMKSHMDRLKQWVTMGIALLLLGIILHFSHAIPLNKQLYTFSYICVTAGAAGIVFSMLYFLVDMVSLGYVFAPLRWIGMNAMLVYIMAAAGVFEGFLNGWYYDGTNNTLVYWVRKHVFVRVWHSARVGILLYVLVAQILLWALVAGILHRAGVYWKL, from the exons ATGGCCCTCCGCGCGCTCGACAACACGctgccggccgccgtggcTGACCGGCCCAAGAAGGCTGCCAAGATCTCGAAgcccaccgtcgccgccgccgccgccgccgccgcctcccccgaAAGTGGTGGCAAGAAGCGGAACGACGAGAACTTGACGCCCAAGGCCACGGCGGAGCAGGCCGTGGAGTACGTCCGCTCCGAGGACCTGCAGCCGGTGGCCGGCAGCGCCAAGGCCAGGGCCGCCGGCCTGGTCGCGGAGCTCGACTCCAGGGACTGGGTCAAGGTCTGCGAGGCGCTCAACGacgcccgccgcctcgccatCCACCACCCCGCCCTCCTCAGCCCGATCCT GGAGAAGGTGGTGCTGGCGATCGTGAAGACGATGAAGAACCCGCGCAGCGCGGTGCTCAAGACCTCCGTCATGGCCTGCGCCGACATCTTCAGGGCCTTCGGCAACCtcatctcctccgcctccggcgagGCCTTCGACAAGCTG CTGCTCCAGCTCCTGCTGAAGGCGTCGCAGGACAAGCGGTTCGTGTGCGAGGAGGCCGAGAAGGCGATGCGCGCCATGGCCACGTCCATGCCTCCCCTGCCCCTGCTCAAGAAGCTCAAGTCCTACGTCCACCACGCCAACCCCCGGGTCAGGGCcaaggccgccgtcgccatggcACACTGCGCCGCCAGGATG GACGTTGAGACGATGAAGGAGTTCGGGATGCCGGCGCTGCTGCAGGTGTCGGCGGAGCTGCTGAACGACCGGCTGCCGGAGGCGCGCGAGGCCGCTCGGAGCATCGTGACCTCGACGCACGCCGCATTCTTCAAGGATGCCGCCGCGGggcaagaggaagaagagaaggagaaggaggaagaagagaaggagaaggaggaggccatggGTGCGGCAGCTGCGGCATGGGAGAGCCTCTGCGCGCTCAGCCTGTCGCCCATCTCGGCGCAGGCCGTCGCCAAGATCGTCTCGCAGCCGCAG ATTGCCATGGACGGCGACGGCCAGGGAGGCGTCGCCaagcggcgcggcgcggccgccgaTGAGGAGGACCCTGATCGCCGCCCTGGTGCTgaagcggcggccgcggacaaagacggcgacgacgacgagaagGCGGCTCGCCGGAGCAGGCGGGTCGCGTCGCTGGACGTCTTCCGTGGCCTCACCGTCGCT ctgaTGATACTGgtggacggcgccggcggcgagtggCCGGTCATCGGGCACGCGCCGTGGGACGGCTGCAATCTCGCCGACTTCGTCatgcccttcttcctcttcatcgtTGGCATGGCCATccccctctccctcaag AGAATTCCAGACCGCGGTCGGGCTGTCAGGAGAGTAGTCATCAGGACTCTGAAGCTGCTTTTCTGGGGGATCTTGTTGCAAG GTGGTTACTCCCATGCTCCAGATGAATTGGCCTATGGAGTTGACATGAAGCATATAAGGTGGTGTGGTATTCTCCAG AGGATAGCTTTTGCATACTTGGTAGTTGCAGTTATAGaaattgcaacaaaagatGCGAACATTCAGGATCAGTCAAGTTCAGGCTTCTCAATTTTCAGAATGTACTTTTCCCAATG GATTGTCGCATGTTGCATACTTTTGATCTACTTGTCCCTTGTTTACGGGATTTACGTTCCGGACTGGGAGTTCAGAGTACGAAATGTTGACAGCCCAAACTACGGCAAAGTCTTGACA GTGACATGTGGTACAAGAGGGAAACTGAGCCCTCCTTGCAATGCTGTAGGTTACATCGACCGCAAAGTTCTCGGTATCAATCACTTGTACCAGAAACCTGCATGGAGAAGGCATAGG GCCTGTACCGATGATTCTCCACACGAGGGACCTTTTAAAAGCGATGCCCCGGCATGGTGTGCTTCACCATTTGAACCTGAAGGGCTGCTAAG CTCATTTTCAGCGGTGCTAAGTACGATCATCGGGGTACATTACGGTCATGTCCTTGTGCATATGAAG AGCCACATGGACAGACTAAAGCAGTGGGTTACCATGGGCAtagctctcctcctcctcggaaTCATCCTGCACTTTTCACATG CGATCCCGCTGAACAAGCAACTGTACACGTTCAGTTACATCTGCGTGACCGCGGGTGCTGCTGGCATCGTCTTCTCCATGCTCTACTTCCTG GTTGACATGGTGAGCCTGGGCTACGTGTTTGCGCCGCTGCGGTGGATCGGCATGAACGCGATGCTGGTGTACAtcatggcggccgccggcgtcttCGAGGGCTTCCTCAACGGCTGGTACTACGACGGGACCAACAACACACTG GTTTACTGGGTGAGGAAGCACGTGTTCGTCCGAGTGTGGCACTCGGCCAGGGTGGGCATCCTCCTCTACGTCCTCGTCGCGCAGATCCTGCTCTGGGCCCTCGTCGCCGGGATCCTCCACCGCGCAGGCGTTTACTGGAAGCTCTAG
- the LOC100840298 gene encoding uncharacterized protein LOC100840298 produces MAAGGGIPWAERARAVGVQIRNRFRVAPVDRRWVWGRPDGRAASEAVRQWSDRIRDRLRRDRAPDQSSTEAASRPSSSALRFYRKKVGKVVDGAEDSVIIRSLQALAVPLIGNACHVFMHGLNSVQIYGAEKLEQALHGRPKGKPLLTVSNHVAAMDDPFVIASLLPPSVMMEAQKLRWTLCATDRCFTNPILSTFFRSVKVLPVSRGEGIYQKGMDMALSKLNNGGWVHIFPEGSRSRDGGKTVAPAKRGVGRLVMDADSLPVVIPFVHTGMQDIMPVGKRIPRTGKRVIVVVGDPIHFDDLIVDNGEDTQHISRGILYDKATERIGQQLQQLKVEVDRLAAEQKAELQSRCIDDTVNDGYRLWQQVDWEAFGIGNMLSSDREPLKQVQHELLLAEQSTSLPKQAEPELHLEEQSVSPVPGAAISPDVGVPHWFRRHSDPSELMGFAARGLLKNGRFMEEGYRQFPDSTALDDVWWGAQANNAMPRWSTA; encoded by the exons atggcggcaggcggcgggatCCCGTGGGCGGAGCGGGCCCGGGCGGTGGGTGTCCAGATCCGCAACCGGTTCCGCGTGGCGCCCGTCGACCGCCGGTGGGTGTGGGGGCGCCCCgacggccgcgccgcctccgaggCGGTTCGGCAGTGGTCGGACCGAATCCGGGACCGGCTGCGGAGAGACAGGGCACCGGATCAGAGCTCCACggaggcggcgtcgaggcCCTCGTCTAGCGCCTTGAGATTCTACAGGAAGAAAG TGGGCAAAGTAGTCGATGGGGCTGAAGACTCTGTTATTATCCGTTCACTTCAAGCATTGGCTGTTCCTCTTATTGGCAATGCTTGCCATGTTTTTATGCATGGCCTCAATTCTGTCCAG ATTTATGGCGCAGAGAAGCTTGAGCAGGCATTGCACGGGAGACCTAAAGGGAAGCCTCTTTTAACG GTCAGCAATCATGTGGCTGCTATGGATGACCCTTTCGTAATTGCATCTCTTCTGCCACCATCCGTTATGATGGAAGCGCAGAAGTTGAGATGGACACTATGTGCGACTGATCGCTGCTTTACAAATCCAATTTTGTCTACATTCTTCAGGTCTGTTAAGGTGTTGCCTGTTTCTCGTGGCGAAGGTATCTACCAAAAG GGGATGGATATGGCACTCTCGAAACTTAACAATGGTGGATGGGTTCATATATTTCCTGAAGGGAGTCGTTCGAGGGATGGTGGGAAAACCGTTGCTCCTGCCAAGAGAGGTGTTGGAAG ATTGGTAATGGATGCGGACAGCCTACCAGTTGTGATCCCCTTCGTCCATACTGGTATGCAGGATATAATGCCTGTTGGAAAACGTATCCCGAGAACAGGCAAAAGG GTGATCGTGGTTGTTGGTGACCCAATCCACTTTGACGACCTGATCGTTGACAACGGTGAGGACACTCAACATATTTCTAGAGGTATCTTGTATGATAAAGCAACAGAAAGGATTGgacagcagctgcagcaactGAAGGTCGAAGTCGACAGATTGGCAGCAGAGCAGAAAGCTGAACTCCAAAGCCGTTGCATAGACGATACAGTCAATGATGGGTACCGGCTGTGGCAGCAGGTTGATTGGGAAGCATTTGGCATAGGGAACATGTTATCATCCGACCGAGAGCCACTGAAGCAAGTTCAGCATGAACTGCTTCTGGCAGAACAAAGCACTTCACTACCAAAACAAGCCGAGCCTGAACTGCACCTGGAGGAACAAAGTGTTTCCCCAGTCCCAGGTGCAGCAATCTCTCCTGATGTTGGCGTTCCACACTGGTTCCGACGTCACTCAGATCCTTCTGAGCTGATGGGCTTTGCTGCCCGTGGCCTGCTCAAGAATGGTAGGTTCATGGAAGAAGGCTACCGGCAGTTTCCAGATTCGACTGCACTCGATGATGTCTGGTGGGGAGCTCAGGCCAACAATGCAATGCCCAGATGGAGCACCGCTTGA